DNA from Verrucomicrobiia bacterium:
CTGCGCGACTTCTTCAAGGAACAGGACCTGCAAGTGCCGTTGGTGCCGGGAATCATTCCCATCTTAAGCACGGCACAGATTCAGAAGTTCACCGCCCTGTGCGGCGCCGAGATACCGCCGGCTCTGGCACAACGCCTCCGAGAAGTCGCTGCCGACGAAGCCGCCACAGTGGCTTTGGGCATTGAATATGCCGTGCAACAGTGCCAGGAGCTCCTGGCACGTGGAGTCCCAGGCATTCACTTTTACTGCCTGAACAAGGCCCATTCCGTCAGCGTGATTCTGCGTCAGTTAGGGTTGCGATAAATCCATGCATGGCGGCGCCACATTCGGGTTGCCTCCGGCACTGCTCCTCCTGCTGTGCCTGGGGCTGGGTTGTCGGGTTTCGGCACCGCCCAAACGCCCTCCCCCCCCGGTGGAAGTGCCCGCCGCCTGGAGTGCCGGAGGGGCTGAGAGCTCTGCGGTGACCGACGTGTGGTGGCAAACCTTGGGGGCCACCGGACTGGCGGCAGTGGTCGAGGAGGCATTGCTGGCCAACTGGGATTTGAAGGTGGCGGCGGCCCGGTTGGAGGCGGCGGTGGCCCAGGCACGAATAGCCGGGGCGGCGATGCAGCCCCGTGCCGGCTTTGACTTTGGTGCCAACCGTCAGGAACGCAATTTCATCGGCCTGCCCATTCCCGGGGCGGGCAACCGGGTGTTGACCTCGCGCTCCACATCCTATGGCGCCACCTTTAGTGTGAGTTGGGAGTTGGATTTGTGGGGCCGCATTCGAGCCGGGCGGCAGGCCGCCCTGGCTGAAGTGCAGGCCAGTGCGGCAGAGCTGGCGGCAGCCAAGCTGTCGCTGGCCGCCCAAACCGCCCGGGCATGGCTGGCGGCGACAGAGGCTGCCCAACAAGTTGCCCTGGCCCGGCAAACGGTGACCAATCTTCAGTTGACAACCGCCCAGGTGCGCCGCCGGTATGATCAGGGCCTGGCCCCAAACCAGTCGGACCTGCGCCTGGCCCTGGCTAATGAAGCCGCGGCCAGGGCGGCGCTGGCCGAGCGTCAGTCGCTTTATGAGCGCACCCTCCGACAATTGGAAATCTTGTTGGGACGTTATCCGCGCGGGATGTTTGAAGTAGAACAGGCCCTGCCGCCCCTCCCGCCTCCTCCGCCTGCCGGTTTGCCTGCCGAGTTGTTGGAGCGGCGTCCGGATTTAGTCGCCGCCGAGCGCCGTCTGGCGGCGGCAGATGCGCGTTTGCTGCAAGCCAAAGCTGCCTTGTATCCGCGCATCACCTTGACGACCACCGGGGGGACGAGCACGCGGGATTTGGTGGATTTGCTCGATCTGGATTACAAGGTGTGGTCCCTGGCGGCCAATGTGGTGCAACCCCTGTTTGAGGGGGGACGTTTGCGCGCCGAAGCCGCCCAGGCCCGCGCGCGTGCGGAGCAGGCGATGGCCGAATATGCCCGCACCATGCTCCAGGCCTTTGCAGAAGTGGAAACGGCCCTGGCTGTTGCCGCCCCACTGGCGGCGCGCGAGCAGGAACTGGCCGAGGAGATGCGGCAGGCCCAGGCCGCCTGGCGGCTGGCGGAGGAACGGTATGTCAGCGGTTTGGAGAACTACCTGTCGGTGCTGGCCGCCCAGCGGCAGGTCATCAACAGCCAGAGCCAGCGGCTGGCGGTGCAGCGGGCCATTTGGGAGAACCGCATCAATCTGCATCTGGCGTTGGGCGGCGGATTTTCCCTTGCCCCGTCGCAGCCGGCTTCTCACCGTAAAGAGGACCGCCCGAGGTTCAATCCACGATGAAAAGATTACTACACATTGGCTTAATCCTTGGGGTGCTGACGGCGGGTTTGGGGGTGTCGGCCTACCTTGTCAAGACTCGCAAAAAGCCCGAGCCGAAACCGGCGCGACGCCTGCCGCCCCTGGTGCGCGTGCTGGTCGTGCAGCCCACGCAAATGCAGTTGTCCGTTCACAGTCAGGGGGTGGTAACGCCTCGCACCGAGGTAACCCTCGCGGCGCAGGTGGAGGGGCGCATTGTCTCAGTATCCCGCTCCTGGGTGGTGGGTGGTTTTGTGGAGCAGGGCGAGGTGCTCCTGCAGGTGGATCCCAAGGATTACGAGCTGGCCTTGGTGCGTGCCGAAGCCAACGTCACCGCCGCCCAAGCGCGGTTGGTGCGCGAAGAAGCCGAAGCCCAGGTGGCCCGGCAGGAATGGCGCGAGTTGCACGGCGAGGGTCCGCCGCCGCCGTTGCTGGTGCGGGAGCCGCAACTGGCTGAGGCAAAAGCCGCCCTGGCCGCGGCTAAGGCTGCGGTGGAGGAGGCTCAATGGCAGTTGGAAAAAACACGGGTGACGGCCCCGTTTGCCGCGCGCGTGTTGAGCAAAAGCGCCGACGTCGGCCAATATGTTGTGCGGGGCACCGCCTTGGGCCGCTTGCAGGCCGTGGATTATGCGGAAGTGCGCCTGCCTATTCCGGTAGATCAACTGGCTTTTGTCGAACTGCCCATGGCCCCAGAAGATTACTCCAGCCCCGGCAAAATGCCCGAAGTGCGGCTGCGCGGGCAGATTGGCGGAGTCGAACACGCCTGGACCGGCCGGGTGGTGCGCACAGAA
Protein-coding regions in this window:
- a CDS encoding efflux RND transporter periplasmic adaptor subunit; translation: MKRLLHIGLILGVLTAGLGVSAYLVKTRKKPEPKPARRLPPLVRVLVVQPTQMQLSVHSQGVVTPRTEVTLAAQVEGRIVSVSRSWVVGGFVEQGEVLLQVDPKDYELALVRAEANVTAAQARLVREEAEAQVARQEWRELHGEGPPPPLLVREPQLAEAKAALAAAKAAVEEAQWQLEKTRVTAPFAARVLSKSADVGQYVVRGTALGRLQAVDYAEVRLPIPVDQLAFVELPMAPEDYSSPGKMPEVRLRGQIGGVEHAWTGRVVRTESQIDPQTRMWMAVARVEDPYQRRAGASPKPPLPAGLFVQAEILGRRVENVYELPRFALRGEAQVLVVKPLQPLDGAGVRDGEGELEIRAVPVVRTTREQALVRGLNPAELVCLSALDAPVNGMRVRFALAGASSTPSAQP
- a CDS encoding efflux transporter outer membrane subunit, producing the protein MHGGATFGLPPALLLLLCLGLGCRVSAPPKRPPPPVEVPAAWSAGGAESSAVTDVWWQTLGATGLAAVVEEALLANWDLKVAAARLEAAVAQARIAGAAMQPRAGFDFGANRQERNFIGLPIPGAGNRVLTSRSTSYGATFSVSWELDLWGRIRAGRQAALAEVQASAAELAAAKLSLAAQTARAWLAATEAAQQVALARQTVTNLQLTTAQVRRRYDQGLAPNQSDLRLALANEAAARAALAERQSLYERTLRQLEILLGRYPRGMFEVEQALPPLPPPPPAGLPAELLERRPDLVAAERRLAAADARLLQAKAALYPRITLTTTGGTSTRDLVDLLDLDYKVWSLAANVVQPLFEGGRLRAEAAQARARAEQAMAEYARTMLQAFAEVETALAVAAPLAAREQELAEEMRQAQAAWRLAEERYVSGLENYLSVLAAQRQVINSQSQRLAVQRAIWENRINLHLALGGGFSLAPSQPASHRKEDRPRFNPR